A portion of the Streptomyces coeruleoprunus genome contains these proteins:
- a CDS encoding TetR/AcrR family transcriptional regulator, with the protein MTDSVKPRARGADKRRRLTTAAARVLHEQGVERTTLADIARAADVPVGNVYYYFKTKDELVQAALSEHSTHLDELTGRLAELADPRDRLKALVQAWVDQRDVAARYGCPTGTLAVELDKRTDGSLDVEAGAVIRRLLDWVGDQFRALGVDDADGMAVTLVSAYQGMSLLANALRDPDIMTREGARLADWLDSLQGAGRTP; encoded by the coding sequence GTGACTGACTCAGTGAAGCCGCGGGCGCGGGGAGCGGACAAGCGTCGGAGGCTCACGACCGCGGCAGCCCGCGTCCTGCACGAGCAGGGGGTCGAACGGACGACCCTCGCGGACATCGCCCGTGCGGCGGACGTTCCCGTCGGGAACGTCTACTACTACTTCAAGACCAAGGACGAGCTGGTCCAGGCGGCACTGTCCGAGCACAGCACGCACCTGGACGAACTGACCGGCCGGCTGGCCGAGTTGGCCGATCCGCGCGACCGGCTGAAGGCCTTGGTCCAGGCCTGGGTCGACCAGCGGGACGTCGCCGCGCGGTACGGGTGCCCGACCGGCACCCTGGCCGTCGAGCTCGACAAGCGCACGGACGGGAGCCTCGACGTCGAGGCCGGCGCGGTGATACGACGGCTGCTGGACTGGGTCGGGGATCAGTTCCGCGCCTTGGGCGTGGACGATGCGGACGGCATGGCCGTCACGCTCGTCTCCGCGTACCAGGGCATGTCACTCCTGGCCAACGCCCTGCGCGACCCGGACATCATGACCCGCGAGGGAGCCAGGCTGGCGGACTGGCTGGACTCTCTCCAGGGCGCCGGCCGGACGCCCTGA
- a CDS encoding serine hydrolase domain-containing protein, giving the protein MAVFGGAGVRGGVAEGFEEVRDVFAGVAAEEPGGEPEAQLAVYLHGRRVVDLWVGDEVGGDSLLALYSSAKGAAHLVTALLVQEGVIDLDREVGSYWPEFASAGKERVTVRELMAHRAGVIGVDGGFTVEELADDRLIAARLAGQRPYWEPGTAYGYHAFVIGALVGEVVRRATGRSVQELYEERVRAPYGLDFHLGVPERLESRYVPVRPMVLTAAQEAELAATGPKPDSLTGIAFNRNATPATDLVAFANSRSVRALGPASSGGVGNARGLARMYAAAISEVDGLPALLRPGTVAEFSRLHTPGTDLVTGEPDHFGLGFELQAVRYGDLGPDAFGHSGAVGAQSFADPRSGVAYAYTRRRFLYGAGGGAPENHRLVAAVIRAATAVAG; this is encoded by the coding sequence ATGGCGGTGTTCGGTGGGGCAGGGGTGCGAGGGGGCGTCGCGGAGGGGTTCGAGGAGGTGCGGGACGTCTTCGCGGGCGTTGCCGCCGAGGAGCCCGGGGGTGAGCCCGAGGCGCAGCTCGCCGTGTATCTGCACGGGCGGCGGGTGGTGGACCTGTGGGTGGGCGACGAGGTGGGCGGCGACTCGCTGCTGGCCCTGTACTCGTCCGCCAAGGGCGCCGCGCATCTGGTGACCGCGCTGCTCGTCCAGGAGGGCGTGATCGATCTGGACCGGGAAGTCGGGTCGTACTGGCCCGAGTTCGCGTCCGCCGGCAAGGAGCGGGTGACGGTCCGGGAGCTGATGGCGCACCGCGCGGGGGTCATCGGTGTGGACGGCGGGTTCACGGTGGAGGAGCTGGCCGACGACCGGCTGATCGCCGCCCGGCTGGCGGGGCAGCGGCCGTACTGGGAGCCGGGGACGGCGTACGGCTACCACGCCTTCGTGATCGGGGCGCTGGTGGGCGAGGTGGTGCGGCGGGCCACCGGCCGGTCCGTGCAGGAGCTGTACGAGGAGCGCGTCCGCGCCCCGTACGGACTGGACTTCCACCTGGGGGTGCCGGAGCGGCTGGAGTCACGGTACGTGCCGGTGCGGCCGATGGTGCTGACCGCGGCGCAGGAGGCGGAGCTCGCGGCGACCGGCCCGAAGCCGGACAGCCTCACCGGCATCGCCTTCAACCGGAACGCCACCCCCGCCACCGACCTGGTCGCGTTCGCCAACTCCCGTTCCGTCAGGGCCCTGGGACCGGCCTCGTCCGGAGGCGTGGGCAACGCACGCGGCCTGGCCCGCATGTACGCGGCGGCGATCAGTGAGGTCGACGGGCTGCCGGCGCTGCTGCGGCCCGGGACGGTCGCGGAGTTCAGCCGGCTCCACACGCCGGGCACGGACCTGGTGACGGGCGAACCCGACCACTTCGGGCTCGGTTTCGAACTGCAGGCCGTTCGCTACGGCGACCTGGGGCCCGATGCCTTCGGGCACAGCGGCGCGGTCGGCGCGCAGTCCTTCGCCGATCCGCGCAGCGGCGTCGCGTACGCCTACACGCGCCGCCGGTTCCTGTACGGCGCGGGCGGCGGCGCGCCCGAGAACCACCGCCTCGTCGCCGCGGTGATCCGCGCGGCCACGGCCGTCGCCGGGTGA
- a CDS encoding helix-turn-helix transcriptional regulator yields MAVGFTLVFVAHSNEAPRADVPAVSAVAALDEPTRRRLYDHVVRQPAPVSRDEAAAALGLARQTAAFHLDRLAAESLLDVVYERRSGRTGPGAGRPAKLYRRSTRQVSVSLPERHYELAGRLLARALEESEATGEPMRAVLHRTAHDAGSRLAGEDRTDLFELLERHGFEPRHEGGAIVLGNCPFHVLAQEHTATVCGMNLHLLRGVLQGLGEKGMTACPAPAPGRCCVRLEPTEA; encoded by the coding sequence ATGGCTGTGGGTTTTACACTGGTGTTCGTGGCCCACTCGAACGAAGCACCCCGTGCCGATGTCCCGGCCGTCTCCGCCGTCGCCGCTCTCGACGAGCCGACCCGCAGGAGGCTGTACGACCACGTCGTACGCCAGCCGGCCCCGGTCAGCCGCGACGAGGCCGCCGCGGCCCTCGGCCTGGCACGGCAGACCGCGGCGTTCCACCTGGACCGCCTCGCCGCCGAATCCCTGCTCGACGTGGTCTACGAGCGGCGCAGCGGCCGTACGGGCCCGGGGGCGGGCAGGCCGGCCAAGCTGTACCGCCGCTCGACCAGGCAGGTCAGCGTCAGCCTCCCGGAGCGCCACTACGAGCTGGCCGGGCGGCTCCTCGCCCGGGCCCTGGAGGAGTCCGAGGCCACGGGGGAGCCGATGCGCGCCGTCCTGCACCGCACGGCGCATGACGCCGGCAGCCGACTGGCCGGCGAGGACCGCACCGATCTGTTCGAGCTGCTGGAACGGCACGGATTCGAGCCCCGCCACGAGGGCGGGGCCATCGTCCTGGGCAACTGCCCCTTCCACGTCCTGGCCCAGGAGCACACCGCAACGGTGTGCGGCATGAACCTCCACCTCCTCCGCGGCGTCCTCCAGGGCCTCGGTGAGAAGGGCATGACAGCATGCCCGGCGCCCGCCCCCGGCCGCTGCTGCGTACGCCTGGAGCCCACGGAGGCGTGA